Proteins from a genomic interval of Maylandia zebra isolate NMK-2024a linkage group LG15, Mzebra_GT3a, whole genome shotgun sequence:
- the LOC112436069 gene encoding uncharacterized protein LOC112436069 has translation MTSSDLSREMHLLSLFIEEVLDQRYADLVSPVTAPQMVVTNLRNRELSRSHLNSMTHLVLTLYHNLVTGSKDFPRIPFKGWFHRDLVTTPFVNVRQSQRENTTPSPPTDSPAGMMLPPAGSSSHPRFLTPVLPEKADLAVLKADRRNCVRTLTVDGLPVTRVISTVYQTEDTEMKNRWRVTDYSADGRVLTSVLCRFLNMSAKRAKRKAEEESSIRSPTQARKRLRL, from the exons ATGACTTCTTCAGACTTGAGTCGCGAGATGCACCTGCTCTCCCTTTTCATTGAGGAGGTGTTAGATCAACGCTATG CTGATCTGGTGAGTCCAGTCACTGCACCTCAGATGGTCGTCACTAACTTGAGGAACCGTGAACTGAGCAGGAGCCATCTGAACTCCATGACTCACCTGGTCCTCACTCTTTACCATAACCTGGTGACTGGGTCCAAGGACTTTCCTCGCATACCTTTTAAAGGATGGTTCCACCGGGACCTGGTGACGACACCATTTGTCAATGTGaggcagagccagagagagaacACCACTCCTTCTCCTCCTACGGACTCACCAGCTGGCATGATGCTGCCGCCTGCGGGCTCCAGCTCTCATCCACGCTTCCTGACTCCAGTTCTTCCAGAGAAAGCAGATCTTGCTGTGCTGAAGGCAGATCGGAGGAACTGTGTCCGCACCCTGACTGTCGACGGCCTCCCCGTCACCAGAGTCATCTCCACTGTTTACCAAACAGAGGACACTGAGATGAAGAACCGCTGGAGAGTAACAGACTACAGCGCGGACGGCAGAGTTCTCACTTCGGTGCTCTGCCGTTTTCTAAATATGTCGGCAAAGCGTGCTAAGAGGAAGGCGGAGGAAGAGAGCAGCATCCGGAGCCCGACTCAAGCAAGGAAGCGCTTGAGATTATAA
- the fam43a gene encoding protein FAM43A produces the protein MLLLTGNSSKMLPWKKNKFDLIEEDKQSKQKGYAVSLNYSALTSFAKSCPESALNRVGSMFKSKRKKLKITSEDPTYTVLYLGNATTIQSKGDGCTDVAVSKIWGKSEMGKNGTKMRLTISSQGIRMVHVDDKARRPGHLYLLHRITYCVADPRLPKIFAWIYRHEMKHKAVMLRCHAVLVSKPEKAKAMALLLYQTSATALAEFKRLKRRDDARHQQQQLIGEQTIPLVPLRKLLNGQCYYKPPVERSRSAPKLGSITEDLVGEEEEEKAMHFECEDILDTDNDCVANGKQELTQIINDLGEMSIGNDVQTLKADLRVTRLLSGESTGSESSIESNQEPPPLINGFDEVKVQETA, from the exons A tgctgctgttgACTGGAAACAGCAGTAAGATGCTGCCTTGGAAGAAGAATAAGTTCGACCTGATTGAGGAAGACAAGCAGTCCAAGCAGAAGGGCTATGCGGTGAGTCTCAACTACTCGGCGCTCACCTCCTTCGCCAAGTCCTGCCCCGAGAGCGCACTCAACAGGGTGGGCAGCATGTTCAAGTCAAAGAGGAAAAAGCTGAAGATCACCAGCGAAGATCCCACGTACACGGTGCTTTACCTGGGGAACGCTACCACGATCCAGTCCAAAGGAGACGGCTGCACGGACGTAGCGGTGAGCAAGATCTGGGGCAAAAGCGAGATGGGCAAGAACGGCACTAAGATGAGGCTGACCATCAGCTCCCAGGGCATCCGCATGGTGCATGTGGATGACAAGGCCAGGAGACCGGGACACTTGTACTTGCTGCACCGGATAACCTACTGCGTCGCGGACCCGCGGCTACCCAAGATTTTCGCTTGGATTTACAGGCACGAGATGAAGCACAAGGCCGTAATGCTGCGCTGCCACGCAGTGCTGGTGTCCAAGCCGGAGAAGGCAAAAGCCATGGCGCTGCTGCTGTACCAGACCTCGGCAACAGCCCTGGCTGAGTTTAAAAGACTAAAGCGGAGGGACGATGCCaggcaccagcagcagcagctcatagGGGAACAAACCATCCCCTTGGTGCCTCTCAGGAAGCTGCTGAACGGACAGTGCTACTACAAACCCCCGGTGGAGCGCAGCCGGAGTGCACCAAAATTGGGCTCTATCACGGAGGACTTGgtgggggaggaagaggaggagaaagcaATGCACTTTGAGTGTGAGGACATTCTGGACACGGACAAtgattgtgttgccaatggcaaaCAAGAGTTGACTCAAATTATTAATGACTTGGGAGAGATGAGCATAGGAAACGACGTGCAGACGCTGAAAGCTGACCTCAGAGTCACCAGACTCCTCTCTGGTGAGAGCACAGGGAGCGAAT